In Oscillospiraceae bacterium, the DNA window ACAGACGATCTTTTCGTATGCTCAGACAGATATAAAGCCCGTATACATGGGTATTCTTTTCGAATTCAAGGACAGCGAGCTGAGAGTCTGCTCCTGCGACGGATACAGAATTTCATTTTGCAAGGCGCCGTTTTCATCCGGGGAATCGCTTACCGAAAGGTTTATTGTCCCCGGAAAGACGCTTACCGAGCTTCAGAAGCTGTTAAAGGACGACGATACTCCGGTAAATATCGAGCTCACGCGCAGGCATATTGTATTTTCGTTCAATGGGCTTTTCTTCTTCTCTCGTCTGATGGAAGGCGAATTCTTAGATTATGAGAATTCGTTCCAGAAGGTGTTTAAAACTTATATCACCGTTGATATATCCGAGCTTATTGACAGCATAGAAAGAGCCGGACTGATAATCGACGACAAAATGAAGACCGCTATAAAATTCATCATCTACGGTGACGTTCTTCAAATAAAAACCGCGACTGAAACCGGCAAAATAGACGAGGAGATAACCGCCGAGGTCGAAGGAGAGGATCTCACGATTGGCTTCAACCACAGGTATATAATAGAGGCTCTCAAGGGTGCGCAGATAAGCGGAGATGATAAAATTGTGATGTCTCTTAATACGCCGTTTTCCGGAATGGTGATAACACCGGTTGATCACGAGGATTATAAATACATGATACTGCCGGTAAGAATGTGATGTCGTCTGATATTAATCGATAATCGAAATATCAAAAAAATATGATAATTAAGAATATTCTGACAGAAAATTTCAGAAATCTTGAAACCGGGACAGTGGAATTCAGCCCGGGCGTCAATATCATTTACGGAGACAACGCTCAGGGAAAGACAAATCTCGCGGAAGCGATAAATTTTTTTGCAAGCGGGAAAAGCTTTCGAAGCGCAAAAGCTTCTGAAATAATCAAATACGGTGAAAACGGAGCCTCTCTTTCGGCGGAAATAAGCGAAGAAAAACATAATCGAAATGATTCCATCCGAGACAGCGTCATTAAGATAAAGCTTTCTAAAAAGAGCCCGAGGGAATTTTACAGGAACGGAATCAAGCTTGAAAAATACAGCGAATTTTTCGGAACATTTAGAGTCGTGCTTTTTACACCATCGCATCTTTCGATAATAAAGGACGGAC includes these proteins:
- the dnaN gene encoding DNA polymerase III subunit beta encodes the protein MFIRAESKALNEAIAPALCAVSAKNTVAVLECLYLNAEDGKLTVIGYDNSKGMKTSCDADIIESGCILVKGMKFAGIIKMMPQGEITIATDERNNVSISSGKTKFEIAGMSGDIFPALPELVSEKGITLSQAFLKKMISQTIFSYAQTDIKPVYMGILFEFKDSELRVCSCDGYRISFCKAPFSSGESLTERFIVPGKTLTELQKLLKDDDTPVNIELTRRHIVFSFNGLFFFSRLMEGEFLDYENSFQKVFKTYITVDISELIDSIERAGLIIDDKMKTAIKFIIYGDVLQIKTATETGKIDEEITAEVEGEDLTIGFNHRYIIEALKGAQISGDDKIVMSLNTPFSGMVITPVDHEDYKYMILPVRM